The DNA window TTATGCTCCTATCCTTAGCAAACTATCTATGTGCCTATGCTTTATATTACTATATTTTTAAGGGAATTAATTTAAATAATAAAAAAAAGTACACTTTTATACTTATTGCCATATTTATATCTCTAGTCAGCAGTTACATTACATCAATGGAATTTAAGGTTGTTACTTTTATTATATACTTGATTATATGGTATAAAAGTATAGTGAGCATTACCGATGAGAGAGACTTTCAATCAGCAAAGAAAGTATTTATGGTAAGTCTATTGTTTTATTTGTTTATTATTTTGATATTAAGCTTACTGAATGGAGAAAATGCTACTATACAAAATTTAAAAGTTTTTTTCTCTATATATGTTGGAGCAACTCTGTCTTATTTTGCTACAGCTAATCTCGAAAAGGCCTACAATAAGAAAAATTCAAATTCTCTAAATAAGGCGAAAAATATTAAAATAATTAACCTAATTTCCAATCTGTTAGTCTTGTCATTTTTAGTGTCTACATTAACAGGCTTTTTTGGAATTTTAGAAAAGATAGTATTTAGTAATATAGCTAATTATTTTGGAATTATAATTCAAAAAATCATAGAAATTATACTTTATCCTATAGTCATTCTTACAACGAAGCTTGCAGAGTTAATATTCAGTAGAACTGATTTTTCTATTCTAGAGCAACTGAATAAAGGCAATACTCCTGAAGATATAGAAGAGATAGTCAATGAAACTTTATCTCCAAAATCTCAGGCTATTATAGAAACTGTGTTTAGCATTGCAAAATGGGGAATTGTTATTTTAATCATTTTCATAGTATCCTTTTATATTATAAAGGCTATAAGTAACAGAGCTTTATCAAAAAATGAGGAAGATGATGAAGAAGAAAAGGAATTTATTTTGTCATCAAAGGATATTGAAAGAAGAATGAAAAAATCTCTTAAAAAGCTAGCAAATGTTGTTTCTGCGTTGTTTTCAAAATCAAAATCTAACAGCTTAGAACTTCCTAGGATAAGGCGCATTTATATAGATACAATTTTAACCCTTAAAGAAAAAGGATATGGATTTAAAAAACATTACACCCCAAATGAGTATCTTTCAACTCTAGTGGAATCAAAATATATAAATGCTGGAATTAACGATTTAACTAAGTTTTATAATGATTGTAGATATGGTGGAAAGGAAATAACAGAAGAAGAAATTGAAGAATGCATAAGAATTAAAAGTAATATCTATGAAATCAGCAAAGAAAAATGAATCGATACAATTGCAAAACAACTCCCTTGATAACCGATACACTTGTGCTATAATTAAAGTATCAGAATAATAATTCGGGTTAGGGAGGTATAGGAATGGAAAAATTTAATGTGAAAAGACTTACCTATGGGGGATTGATGACTGCATTAGTATTTGCAACTACAGCTATAATTCCACAAATCCCAATACCATTTACAGAAGGATACATACACACTGGGGACAGCATGATATTTGTTACTTCAATATTATTAGGGTGGAAGTATGGTCTATTTGCAGGTGGTGTAGGTTCAGCCATGGCAGACTTGTTTTTAGGATATGCCCATTGGGCGGTTCCTACTTTAATAATAAAGGGAATCATGGGAGCCATTGTTGGCCTTATGGCACAGGATATAAAAAGCAATAAGGTCAGAACATTTAGAAGTATTGTTGGATATATCATTGGGATAGGATGGGTAGGTCTAGCTATATATTTTAAAATAACATTGTCTAATATATCATATAATCTTCAAAGCTCTGAATTAGCTAGTCTCCTTGTTGAAAAACTTAAGTTAAGTGGAGCTGAGCAATTGCATACATTGATAAATAGCGTTCAATTATCGCTGATAATTGCCATTATAATCATTCCAATATTAATGATTGCATTATCTATTGCCCTTAGAAAAAAAGATAAGGAATTATTCAGTATGAATAGCTTGATGGGAATGACACTAGCAGGTCTTTGGATGGTAGTTGGTTATTATGTGGCAGGCGGTATATTAAAAGGCAATATGATAATCCCTATATTTAGTGTTCCTGCTAATATAATTCAATTTATTGGTGGAGTAGTCATTGCCTTTCCAATCATATTAGCATTAAAAAAAGCAAAGGTAACTAAAAAACTAAGCTCTAGGTTAACCTAGAGCTTAGTTTTTTTGTATCATGAAAACCCCTGGTTCTACCAGGGGTTCCAAAAAGCTTTAGCTATGAGTAGATTTTAAAAACCTCCTTTGTTAAAATTAATTCAGGTTCGCCAACCGAATTAAGAACAAAGGAGGTATCCGAAATGGATAAAAATAGTTTAGCACATACTAAATGGAATTGCAAATATCACATAGTATTTGCACCAAAATATAGAAGACAAGTGATATATGGAAAAATTAAAAATGATATAGGAAAAATTTTAAGGAAGTTGTGTGAACAAAAAGGAGTGGAAATATTAGAAGCGACGGCTTGTACTGATCATATACATATGGTGGTAGCTATACCGCCTAAATATAGTGTGTCAAGTATAATGGGATATTTAAAGGGGAAAAGTTCGCTAATGATATTTGATAGACATGCGAATCTAAAATATAAGTATGGAAATAGACACTTTTGGTGCAGAGGATATTATGTAGACACAGTAGGACGTAATGAAAAAGCGATTAGAGAATATGTAAAAAATCAACTACAAGAAGATATAGCAAATGATCAAATAAGTCTACTAGAATATGTAGACCCGTTTACGGGTGAGCAAGTAAAGAAAGGCAAAAAGTAATGGATTAGCTGCTTTAGCAGCAGCCTGAGAAATAAAGCAGTTGGCGAACCATTCAATGAGCCTTAAGGCTCAAGCGAGTAACATGCCCTTATAGGGCTGAACAAACTACCCGCTGAGCGGGTAGTTTTGATTAAGATTTTTTAATAAGTCAGAAGATTTATAATAAATAGAAAGTTTATTTTTTTTCTTGCATATTTATTTAGAAATTAAAGCAAACTAAAGGAAAACATTTTCCCGGGTATGATGATACCAATAATAGGTATGTAGACTCTCCAAGTCAATCTGCCCAAAACTGAATATATATGCAAATATTGAATATTTATAGGAACTTATAAGCTTGACAAAATTATATATGTATTAATATAATCAACTTAAGTGAGAATAGAGTGATTTACAAAATTACGAAAATTATGCATAACACCTGTATAAAAAGGGGAGATACTATTGTGGAAGACAAGAAAAAAATGCTTAATGTGTATTCGGAAATTGGAAAGTTAGAAGCTGTTTTATTACATCGTCCAGGTAAAGAGCTTGAGAATCTTGTTCCAGATTATCTTGAGAGGTTATTATTTGATGACATTCCTTTTTTAGACTTAGCTAGAAGAGAGCATGATAATTTTGCAGAAATATTACGTGGAAATGGTGTAGAAGTATTATATCTTGAAGAACTTGCTACTGAATCTATAGATAATCCTGACGTAAGAAATGACTTTATAGAAAAGTTTTTAGATGAGGGAAATGTAGTAGGCTTAGGAACAAGAGAAGTCCTTAAAGATTATTTTGAAAGATTTAGCAACAAGGAGTTAATAGATAAACTCATGGCGGGGGTTAGAAAAGATGAAATTCCAAAATTAATTAATAAATCCTTAATGGATTTAACTGACAGTAATTATCCTTTCGTATTGGATCCAATGCCAAACCTTTATTTTACTCGAGATCCCTTTGCAACCATAGGTCATGGAATAACGCTTAACCATATGAAAACAAATGTTAGAAATAGGGAAACTATTTTTGCTAAATACATTTTTGAAAATCATCCTAGATTTAAAAATCCAAACCTACATATATGGTTTAATAGAAAAGAAGCTTTTTCGCTTGAAGGAGGGGATATCCTGGTATTGAGCCCTAAAGTCATAGCAATAGGTATTTCTGCTAGAACGGATGCAGCAGCAATAGAAAGGTTTTCTGAAAGAATTTTATATTCAGATGAAAGCTTCGAAACAATTCTTGCATTTGACATTCCAAAGAAAAGAGCTTTTATGCATCTTGATACTGTATTTACTATGGTTGATCACGGTAAATTTACTATCCATCCTGAAGCTGAAGATAATCTAACCATTTATTCAATTACAAAAAGCAATAGATTCCATGGCGAACTTTATATTGAAAAAGAAGAGCTGCCATTAGAACAAACACTACAAAAATATCTGGAGGTTGACGAAGTTGCCTTAATTCGTTGTGCTGGCGGTAATGCTATAGATGCGGCACGAGAACAATGGAATGATGGTTCCAATACTTTAGCCATAGCACCAGGAGAAGTGATAGTATATGCTAGGAATTATGTGACTAACAGGCTTCTAGAGGACAATGGGATAAAGACTCATGTAATGTCCTGCTCAGAGCTTTCAAGAGGTCGAGGTGGTCCAAGATGTATGAGTATGCCTTTAATTAGAGGAAGTTTATAATTAAAATATAAGGGGGAATTAAAATGGCATTCAACTTAAAAGGGAAACATTTCTTAACATTAAGGGATTTTTCAACAAAGGAAATAGAATATCTAATCGATTTATCTGCTGATCTAAAGAAACTAAAATACGCAGGAATAAAACCAAGAAATTTAGAAGGGAAAAATATTGCACTAATATTTGAGAAACCTTCTACTAGAACTAGATGTGCCTTTACTGTAGCTGCAGTAGATGAAGGAGCACATGCAGAGTATTTAGGAAAGGGAGATATTCAGTTAGGTAAAAAAGAGTCAGTTGCAGATACTGCAAGAGTTTTAGGAAGAATGTTTGATGGAATAGAGTTTAGAGGCTTCAAACATGAGACAGTAGAAGAATTAGCAAAATATTCAGGAGTACCTGTTTGGAATGGACTTACTGATAAATACCACCCTACACAAATTTTAGCAGATTTCTTAACCATAAAAGAGCATAAAGGGTATCTAAAAGGCATTAAATTTGCGTATGTTGGAGACGGAAGAAATAATATGGCAAATTCTCTTATGATAGGTGGAGCTAAAATGGGAATGGACATGAGGATAGTATCTCCAAAAGAGTTATTCCCAGAGGAAGAAATCGTAAATGCTGCTAGAGAAATTGCAAAAGATACAGGAGCAACAATAACTATTACAGATTCTGTTGATGATGGCGTAAAGGCTGTGGATGTAATCTATACAGACGTGTGGGTATCTATGGGTGAAGAGGAGCACTTTGAAGAAAGAATCAGGCTCTTAAAGGCATATCAGGTTAATATGGATATGCTAAAAAAAGCTGATGAAAATGTATTATTCTTACACTGTTTGCCAGCATTTCATGATTTAAAAACCTCCGTTGGTGAAGAAATATATCAGAAATATGGTCTGACAGCAATGGAAGTTACAGATGAGGTTTTTGAGAGTAGACATTCAGTAGTATTCGACGAAGCAGAAAACAGGGTACATACAATCAAAGCTGTAATGGTAGCTACTCTAGGAAATCAATAATAGAATTAAAGGGCCTGAATATAGACTGGGCCCTATTTTTTTAAATATTTGCAGACAATATTATGCTATAATATATAAAAATGACAATATAACTACAGCATTGGAGATAGGGTGTTTATGAAAAGACTGTTTTTAATCTTAGTTATTCCGTTTATTATAGGAATATGCATATCATACAATATAGATATACATATGAATATGGCGCTTATCTATATTACCTTTCTCATTCTCGGATTAATAGCTTCGTATGTTTTTGGCAGAGGCTATGCTTTAGTTTTGTCTATTTTATTCATTTTTCTTGGAGTGGTAATTACTGCAAATAGCTTAAAAAGTAATTTGACTAATTTTGTTGACAAAGAACTAGTATTAGAAGGATTTATAGAAAGCAGGACTATATCTAGTGAAGATAAAAGTACATATGTTGTAAAGGTAAATAGAGTTTTATATGATAATAAGCTTTATAAAGTAGAAGAAAAAATACTGCTCAATTATTATGATAAACAAATTCTAGACATTAGAGATGAAGTAAGAGTTAAAGGGACTCTTGTATTACCTAGAGAAAATACAAATCCAGGATTGTTTAACTATAAACTATACTTGCAGACAAAAAATATCCATACAATCTTAAATTCAGATAGCACATTTATAAATACTATATCTCAGGGTCAAACAAGTCAAGTACAAGCCTTAAGGTTAAAATTTCAGAGAAATATCAGCAATATTTTGAATAGAACGCTAAGTGAGAAAAACAGTAAACTTATGAGCTCAATAATATTAGGAGACAGTAGTCTCTTAGATGATGAAACTGGGGCAAGATTTAGAGAGTTAGGATTATCACATATATTAGCTGTATCGGGTTTACATATAGGAATAATATATTTATTTATATCTAAGACATTAAGATTCCTAGGCATAGATAAAAGAATTTCTATTGTTACCGCTCTAATAATAATCTGGGGCTATGCATTTTTAATTGGATTCCCGGCATCTGTATTAAGAGCCTCTGTAATGTTTAGCTTATTATCTCTATCTATCTTAGTTTATAGACGGTATGATTCCATAAATACATTGTCGCTTGCTGCTTTACTTTTATTATTTATTAGACCATTATGGATATTTGATGTAGGATATCAATTATCCTTCATTGCAACTGCCTCTATTATCATGTTTACTCCAAGGATTAACTGGCTCTTGTCAATATATAGTAAAAGGGCTGCAAGGCTTTTATCCTCATTAATTGCAGTACAAATAGGCTTATTTCCAGTTCTAGCATATCATTTTAACTCATATGCAGTGCTTTCTCTAATATCAAATCTTGTACTAATACCTATATTTTCTTTTTCCTTAATATTATGTTTTATACTAATCCTAGTATCTTTAGTATATATAAATGCAGCATTGATTCTAGGTTTCTTATTAAATACAATTTTAAACTTTGCAGACATGATAATAGATATGTTTTACAGGCTTTCTTTTGTTAACATATATTTGCCTTCTTTAGGGATTGGGTATATTCTTTTATACTATTTTCTATTGCTTATCAGTTTGAGGATTATAAAGATAGATTTCTTTAAGCCTAGGATTAATAAGCTTATCTTCAACTATATGGCGATTGTTATTTTAATAGGATTCTTTATTGCTTTTACATACAATGAAACAACATTAGAGTTCATAGATGTTGGACAAGGGGATAGCTGCTTAATATCTACCAAGGATAAAGTAATTCTTGTAGACACTGGAGGAAATACATTTGGAAATTTTGATGTGGGTGAAAGAATAGTACTTCCTTATTTGCTTAAGAAAGGCATAAGCAGATTGGATGCAGTATTTATAAGTCATTTTCATGAGGATCATGCCGAAGGTCTAATTCCATTAATTAAAAATATTAAAATAGATAATATTTTTATTGGATATGAAAATGATAAAAGTACTTTATTTAAAGAAATCATATATAATGCTAATAAATATAATATCAAAGTCAGTACAATATCGGAAGGTGATTTAATATATGTGGATGATAATAATTTGCTTAAGGTGCTAAATCCTTCTTATAATGTATCAACTGAAAATATTGACAATGAAAACAATCTTTCTCTTGTTTTTATTCTAGAATCTTATGGTAATAATATCCTTTTTACTGGTGATATTGAACAAGATACTGAACATAAAATAGTTAATAGTATTGATCTTAAAGGAGTAGACATTATAAAGGTTCCTCATCACGGAAGCCGCACTTCTTCGACTTCAGAGCTATTAAATAAAATAAAGCCATCATATGCAGCAATTCAAGTAGGTAAAAATAACTTTGGCCATCCAAATAATGAAGTGATGGAAAGATATAAGCAAATTGGTGCAACCATATATAGAAATGATGAAAATGGTTTAATAACTTTTAAGGTGGGTGTAGATAGCATAGAAATATATACATATATTAAGGACAAACCTTCATTTAATGATATAATAATGAAGTACAGATACAATTTATTATTATTGATTATTTATATGGCCATTTCCTTTTATTTATGTGCTATCTATGTTTATTGCTATTATACACCAGAGGAAATACAATTGAAATGCTATAGCTGTATTTATAGAATATAAATATCTAGATAATAGTTTTTCATAAAACGATTGATAAAGGAGTGCATTTATATGGACTACAAAGATATGCTAAAAGATATTAAAAACAATGAATTAAAAAGAGTTTATCTCCTATATGGAAACGAAATGTACTTAAAAGATTATATAATATCTGATATCAAAAAGAAATATATTGATAAAGCATTTGAATCCTTGAATATGATATATATTGACGGGAAAGAAACGTCTACAGATTCAATAATAAATGCCTGTGAGACACTACCGTTCATGTCTGATAAAAAGATAGTCATCGTTGAGGACCTCCCATTGTTTACTTCTAAGAAGGAAACCAGCAATTTAGACGAAGAAGAACTATGTAGATATTTAGAAAAATTAAATGCTTCTTCATGTTTAATATTTATATCTAATGAGGCCAAAATTGACAACAGAAAAAAAGTAGTTAAGATAATTAAACAAAGTGGGGAAATAGTACAGCTTTTGAAGCTGAAGGATATGGACTTAATCAAATGGACTCAGAGTATTTTTTCAAGGAATGATAAAAAAATATCAAGTACTGATATTCAATATTTTCTTCATCAAGCTGGATATTATGATGCAAGTAACAATCGTACATTATATGACCTAGAGAATGAAATTAACAAGATATGCAGTTATTTAGGAGAACGAGAAACTGTAGAAAAAGAAGATGTAAAAAAAGGAGTAATTAAATCACTTCAAAATAATGTTTTTGCTCTTGTAGATGCATTGGGACAGAAAAAAGCTGATGAGGCTTTATCTATATTTAACGATATGATATTAGAGAATGAACCTATTCAATTAATATTTCACATGATAATCAGGCAGCTTAGAATGTTGATGCTTACAAAACTCTATGAAGAAAAAGGCTATAGTCAGGGGGATATTTCGCAAAAAATTAATGTGCCCACATTTGTAGTAAAAAAACTGGTATCTCAAACTAGAAACTATTCTTCAAGCAATCTCTACATGATTCTGGAAAAGGCACTTGATGTTGATAGAGCTATAAAAACAGGTAAGATGGAATGGAAGCTAGCAGTTGAAATGTTTATAGCTGAGATTAGCAACTAAAAATAGAGTAAGAAAGGAAATATCATGAAGAGGAATTTTAATATTTACACAAAGAAAGCCATAGATATAATATTTGTTATTAATTTATCTCAAGTAGTATTATTAACTACTGTAGTGATTGTTTATCTATCAAGAGATAATTTAAGCTTTTTTCCTATAACTGGTTTTGATATACTTCTATTTGGATTAATAGCTATTTCATTGATTAATAGTTATCTAGTTATGAGGGATATAAGATTCGTAAATGATTTAAGTCTGCAAAATGTTATGAAGAGTAAATCCTTAGAGGATATAACAGGGCTAAATAATACTTTGCGTGCTCAGCGTCATGATTTTTTAAATCATCTACAAGTTGTTTACAGTCTAATTGAATTAAATGAATATACAGAGGCCTCAAATTATATTGAGACAGTATATAAAGACATTAAAAAAGTAAATAAGATACTGAAAACTGCTAATACAGCTATAAATGCATTATTGCAGGCTAAACTCGTAGACTGTGAAAACAAGAATATTCTAGTGGATTTAAATATTGATACAAGACTTGACAGGCTATCAGTTCCTAGCTGGGAAATGTGCAGGGTCCTTGGAAATTTAATTGATAATGGCATTGATGCAGTGAAAGAGCTGAGAGAAAAAGGATTTATTAATATTGAAATAGGGGAGAAGGATTCTAACTATATTTTTGCTATCAAAAATAATGGAAAGCAGATACCAAAAGAAATGAGTGAAAAAATCTTTGAGCCAGGATATACAACTAAAGAAAATAGAGGCGAAGGAATGGGCCTAGCAATAACTAAGGAAATAACACAAAAATATAATGGAAGGATTCTTGTAGACAGCGATCAAAGTGCGACAACCTTCAAGGTTTATATTCCAATAGAATAATAACCACTTAAAGCGACAGATGGGACTAATAAATGTATTGTTTATAAAGTATGTATTTATATAGAGAGAGTATAGATGTAATATAAGGTTACCAAATATTTGTGAAAAGGGGTGAAAAAATGGTCATAGCAGAATTGATTCAAAGCATAGGCCTATTATCTGTGGTATTCTTTGGAATAGGCTTTTTACTTGTAATCATAGAAATTTTTGTTCCAGGCTTTGGGGTTCCAGGTATACTAGGTATTATCTTTTTGATTGCGGGAGTTATAGTAACTGCTAAGACATTAGTACATGCATTAATACTGATACTATTAATTCTTGCCATATTGGGAGTTCTTACATCTCTGCTTTTAAGATCTGCTAGCAAAGGAAGACTCTCTAAAAAAATTGTATTGTCTACTTCAATTAATAAAGATGAAGGTTATATAGGCACAAGTGATATGCAATTCTTTTTAAATAAAACAGGTACTGCACTAACTATTTTAAGACCATCAGGCACAGTTGATTTTGATGGAGTAAAACTTGATGTGGTTTCAGAAGGTGATTTTATTCAAAGAGGCACAGAGGTTAAAGTTATCAGAGTTGAAGGAAGGAAAATAGTAGTAAGACAGGTTAAGAAACCTGAAAATATTATATAGGGGGAGATAGAATGCCAACAATCGCTTTAATTCTAATTATTGCTGTTATTATTGTAGTATTAGCATTATTCTTTAGCTTAGTTCCTGTAGGGCTTTGGATATCAGCAATTGCTGCAAATGTAAAGGTTAGTATATTTACTTTAGTAGGTATGAAACTAAGGAGAGTAAGTCCTCATAGAGTCGTGAGAACCTTGGTAAAGAGCAGAAAAGCAGGACTTAATCTTACGAGTGATCAGCTGGAAGCTCACTTTCTTGCAGGTGGTAATATTGACAGTGTGGTAAATGCACTAATAGCTGCTGAAAGGGCTAATATACCTTTAGAATTCGAAAGGGCTACTGCAATTGATTTAGCAGGTAGAGATGTCTTTGAGGCGGTACAAATGACTGTAAAACCAAAGGTTATAGAAACACCTAATATAGCAGCTATTGCTAAGAATGGTATAGAGCTTATAGTAAAGGCAAGAGTTACAGTTAGAACAAGTATAGATAAATTAATTGGTGGAGCAGGAGAAGAAACTATAATTGCACGTGTTGGTGAGGGTATTGTAACTACAGTTGGTTCAGTTTCTACGCATGAAGAGGTATTGGAAAATCCAGACCTAATATCTAAAACGGTGTTAGAGAAGGGTTTAGATGCGGGTACGGCTTTTGAAATATTATCTATAGATATTGCAGATGTTGATGTTGGAAGAAATGTTGGAGCAAAATTGCAGATGGATCAAGCCGAAGCGGATAAGCACATTGCTCAGGCAAAAGCAGAAGTTAGGAGAGCAATGGCAGTAGCACAAGAACAGGAAATGGTGGCTTCGGTACAAGAAATGAGAGCAAAGGTTGTGGAGGCAGAAGCCGAGATACCAAGGGCTATGGCAAAGGCATTAGTTGAAGGAAAAATGGGTGTCATGGATTATTATAACATGAGAAATATAATGGCAGATACTGATATGAGAGAATCGATATCTAATATTGGTAAAGCGGAAAAGTCAGAAATTTAATGTTTTGATAGGAGTTGATTTTATTGAATAATGATAAGCCTTATGGAACTAGAGATAGAGCAGATAAATGTACTTTAAATACAGAACAAAAATACTCCTTTAATTTAACACAGAAAAGCCTATTAGATGGAATAATAATGTCTGAAATTCTGGGAGAACCAAAAGCAAAAAAAGGATTGGTGTTATACAATGTGCATAAGAGTACTAATAGCAGATGATGAAAGCGGCATGAGGCTTGTTCTAAGAAAGGTAATAGAAAGAATAGAGGGTTTCCAAGTTGTTGGAGAAGCAGAAGATGGCAGTTCAGCTCTTTCCTTAGTGGAAGAGCTGAACCCTGAAGTAGTATTCTTGGATATAGAGATGCCAAATTTAGATGGAATTGAATGTGCCAAGCTTATATCTGATATAGATCCTAAAAAAATGATAGTTTTTGCAACTGCTCATCCTAGCTATATGCCAGATGCCTTTGAAGTATATGCCTTCGATTATATTACAAAGCCTTTTAAAGTAGATAGGATTATAAAAACCTTAAATAGAATAAAGGAGATTTCATCTGAAGAAAACAATAAAGGTCAAGAAGACATAGTATATCAGCAATCTGTAGCTGAAAAGCTAATAATTAAAAATAAGGATGGCATTAATTTTATAGATATAGACAGCATAATACTTATACAAAGAGAAGGGAAAAGCACAGTAATATACACTTCAGATAATAAGTACACTACCTCTGATGGGCTAAATGATATAGAGGGCCGCTTAGGAAAGATAAACTTTTTTAGATGTCATAAGTCATATCTAATAAATATATCCAAAATAGTAAAAATATCTCCATATGGAAGATGGACATATGTGGTTCATTTTAAAGACATAAAAAATGATGCATTAATAACTCATAAAAAATACGAAGAGTTAAAAATATTATTCAATCTTTCATAGGTGCCAAAAAATCAAAATACTTCGGGCTTAGCCCGAAGTTGTTTTTTTATTATTATACAGCTTCGTTTAATCTTTTAGTTAAACGACTTACTTTTCTAGCTGCAGCATTTTTGTGAATAGTGTTTTTAGCAGCTGCTCTATTTAACTTCTTCTCTACTAATTTAAGTAAAGATTTAGCTGAATCTAAGTCTCCGTTCTCAACAGCTTTATTGAACTTAGTAATATATGTTTTAATTTCAGATTTTCTGGACTTATTTAAAGCAGTTTTAACATTAATAACTTCAATTCTCTTCTTTGCAGATTTAATATTTGCCAACAGGTTCACCCCCTTCGAAAGCCTTAACAAAAGTAATTTTATCATGAAGAAAAGTAAAATGCAAGAAAAATATGCTATTTCTTTTATGTCCAAATTATATATAAATTATTCAGTATTGGAGAAAGTATAAATACAGTTCACTAGTGCAACTATATATTATATATAATTAGAAACAAATAATCAACAAAAATAATAAAGTTTTGGAGGTGAAAAAATGTTTCAAGCAAGAACTGATTTAGCCATTGAAGCTAGGGAAATATATGA is part of the Proteiniborus sp. MB09-C3 genome and encodes:
- the floA gene encoding flotillin-like protein FloA (flotillin-like protein involved in membrane lipid rafts), with translation MPTIALILIIAVIIVVLALFFSLVPVGLWISAIAANVKVSIFTLVGMKLRRVSPHRVVRTLVKSRKAGLNLTSDQLEAHFLAGGNIDSVVNALIAAERANIPLEFERATAIDLAGRDVFEAVQMTVKPKVIETPNIAAIAKNGIELIVKARVTVRTSIDKLIGGAGEETIIARVGEGIVTTVGSVSTHEEVLENPDLISKTVLEKGLDAGTAFEILSIDIADVDVGRNVGAKLQMDQAEADKHIAQAKAEVRRAMAVAQEQEMVASVQEMRAKVVEAEAEIPRAMAKALVEGKMGVMDYYNMRNIMADTDMRESISNIGKAEKSEI
- a CDS encoding Spo0B domain-containing protein, translated to MKRNFNIYTKKAIDIIFVINLSQVVLLTTVVIVYLSRDNLSFFPITGFDILLFGLIAISLINSYLVMRDIRFVNDLSLQNVMKSKSLEDITGLNNTLRAQRHDFLNHLQVVYSLIELNEYTEASNYIETVYKDIKKVNKILKTANTAINALLQAKLVDCENKNILVDLNIDTRLDRLSVPSWEMCRVLGNLIDNGIDAVKELREKGFINIEIGEKDSNYIFAIKNNGKQIPKEMSEKIFEPGYTTKENRGEGMGLAITKEITQKYNGRILVDSDQSATTFKVYIPIE
- the holA gene encoding DNA polymerase III subunit delta, which translates into the protein MDYKDMLKDIKNNELKRVYLLYGNEMYLKDYIISDIKKKYIDKAFESLNMIYIDGKETSTDSIINACETLPFMSDKKIVIVEDLPLFTSKKETSNLDEEELCRYLEKLNASSCLIFISNEAKIDNRKKVVKIIKQSGEIVQLLKLKDMDLIKWTQSIFSRNDKKISSTDIQYFLHQAGYYDASNNRTLYDLENEINKICSYLGERETVEKEDVKKGVIKSLQNNVFALVDALGQKKADEALSIFNDMILENEPIQLIFHMIIRQLRMLMLTKLYEEKGYSQGDISQKINVPTFVVKKLVSQTRNYSSSNLYMILEKALDVDRAIKTGKMEWKLAVEMFIAEISN
- the rpsT gene encoding 30S ribosomal protein S20 is translated as MANIKSAKKRIEVINVKTALNKSRKSEIKTYITKFNKAVENGDLDSAKSLLKLVEKKLNRAAAKNTIHKNAAARKVSRLTKRLNEAV
- a CDS encoding LytTR family DNA-binding domain-containing protein; amino-acid sequence: MCIRVLIADDESGMRLVLRKVIERIEGFQVVGEAEDGSSALSLVEELNPEVVFLDIEMPNLDGIECAKLISDIDPKKMIVFATAHPSYMPDAFEVYAFDYITKPFKVDRIIKTLNRIKEISSEENNKGQEDIVYQQSVAEKLIIKNKDGINFIDIDSIILIQREGKSTVIYTSDNKYTTSDGLNDIEGRLGKINFFRCHKSYLINISKIVKISPYGRWTYVVHFKDIKNDALITHKKYEELKILFNLS
- a CDS encoding NfeD family protein translates to MVIAELIQSIGLLSVVFFGIGFLLVIIEIFVPGFGVPGILGIIFLIAGVIVTAKTLVHALILILLILAILGVLTSLLLRSASKGRLSKKIVLSTSINKDEGYIGTSDMQFFLNKTGTALTILRPSGTVDFDGVKLDVVSEGDFIQRGTEVKVIRVEGRKIVVRQVKKPENII